From one Methanomassiliicoccales archaeon genomic stretch:
- a CDS encoding NYN domain-containing protein, with protein MSEQVPKIAIYLDFENLAISAKEVYPSTPKPLRIDDILDFAKGYGDVLIKKAFADWNKPPCNQYVEDLRLKAFDLIFLPQTSLSGKNGADLRMTIDALEDMRDKDLLDVFFLGTGDTDFIHLIRKIKERGKEVVVLGFEHSVGRTIRYNCDRFESLEDLLGKPPAPAVTEKKEEEELEDDPRELFIRYIKNRSTEEPAILSQIKNDLMRLDPSFSEKKYGYKHFKDFLDSFKGDLFTSIKMDDQAGHHLVFFKSYAELTSDINEAQVRDFVEKDMRFIKDRTLRRALFKEIIGLFHADGETTINQMIDDLWALFDKKVPKATLKRFLRTMAEGRMFKFANVKYTGNIYTMPQVLKIDTASMEKLDDIYVQRIIDLTLKKYSGVPQETVTKIMGLS; from the coding sequence ATGAGCGAGCAGGTGCCCAAGATCGCCATCTACCTGGACTTCGAGAACTTGGCCATATCCGCCAAGGAGGTCTACCCATCAACCCCCAAGCCGTTGAGGATCGACGATATCCTAGATTTCGCCAAAGGATACGGGGACGTGCTGATCAAGAAGGCCTTCGCCGACTGGAACAAACCTCCGTGCAACCAGTACGTGGAGGACCTGCGGCTCAAGGCCTTCGACCTGATATTCCTGCCGCAGACCTCCCTCTCGGGCAAGAACGGGGCGGACCTGCGCATGACCATAGACGCCCTGGAGGACATGAGAGACAAGGACCTGCTTGATGTGTTCTTCCTGGGGACCGGGGACACCGACTTCATCCATCTGATCCGCAAGATCAAGGAGCGGGGGAAGGAGGTAGTGGTGCTAGGCTTCGAGCACTCCGTCGGTCGGACCATACGCTACAACTGCGACCGCTTCGAATCGCTCGAGGACCTGCTGGGAAAGCCTCCCGCGCCCGCGGTGACCGAGAAGAAGGAAGAGGAGGAGCTGGAGGACGATCCACGGGAGCTCTTCATCCGTTACATAAAGAACCGCTCCACCGAGGAGCCGGCCATCCTCTCGCAGATCAAGAACGACCTGATGCGGTTGGACCCCTCCTTCTCGGAAAAGAAGTACGGGTATAAGCACTTCAAGGACTTCCTGGACTCCTTCAAGGGCGACCTGTTCACCAGCATCAAGATGGACGACCAGGCCGGACATCACCTGGTGTTCTTCAAATCATACGCCGAACTGACCTCGGACATCAACGAGGCCCAGGTCCGGGACTTCGTTGAGAAGGATATGCGCTTCATCAAGGACCGGACGCTGCGCAGAGCGCTATTCAAGGAGATCATTGGCCTGTTCCACGCCGACGGTGAAACGACCATAAACCAGATGATAGACGATCTGTGGGCCCTCTTCGACAAGAAGGTCCCCAAGGCCACCCTCAAGCGCTTCCTGCGGACCATGGCCGAGGGCCGCATGTTCAAGTTCGCCAACGTGAAGTACACCGGCAACATCTACACCATGCCGCAGGTGCTGAAGATCGACACCGCGTCTATGGAAAAGCTGGACGACATCTACGTGCAGCGCATCATCGACCTGACCCTGAAGAAGTATTCGGGGGTGCCGCAGGAGACGGTGACCAAGATAATGGGACTGAGCTGA
- a CDS encoding GNAT family N-acetyltransferase has product MDAPKVEVVRVTPENADALIQLIVELAKFEKLDPPTAEARERLRQHVTSSPPLFHSFLALQDGVPVGYITYYFTYSTFLAAPTLFLEDIFVQERHRRSGVGRALFRFCLKEALEKGCGRMEWCALDWNVKAMDFYKAQGGRKMDWTFFRIDRQDIERSMVKKK; this is encoded by the coding sequence ATGGATGCGCCCAAAGTGGAAGTGGTCCGGGTGACCCCGGAGAACGCCGACGCCCTCATCCAGCTCATCGTCGAACTGGCCAAGTTCGAGAAGCTGGACCCGCCCACGGCCGAGGCCAGAGAGCGTCTGCGCCAGCACGTCACCTCTTCCCCACCCCTATTCCATTCCTTCCTGGCGCTGCAGGACGGGGTTCCGGTGGGCTACATCACCTACTACTTCACCTACTCCACGTTCCTGGCCGCCCCCACCCTCTTCCTGGAGGACATATTCGTGCAGGAGAGGCACCGCCGCTCCGGGGTCGGCAGGGCGCTGTTCAGGTTCTGCCTCAAGGAAGCTCTGGAAAAAGGCTGCGGGCGCATGGAGTGGTGCGCGTTGGACTGGAACGTCAAGGCCATGGACTTCTACAAGGCCCAGGGTGGCAGAAAGATGGACTGGACCTTCTTCCGCATAGACCGCCAGGACATAGAGCGGTCGATGGTTAAAAAGAAATGA
- a CDS encoding HgcAB-associated protein — protein sequence MPRKKVAPTEVCCPPSDDERRYEVEAVAKVDERGQMVLPKSIREKAGIKAGDKLAIVTLVRDGRVCCLHLFRAGDLVKGVTDVLEPRRG from the coding sequence ATGCCCCGAAAGAAGGTCGCCCCGACGGAAGTGTGCTGTCCGCCATCCGATGATGAACGAAGATACGAGGTCGAGGCGGTGGCTAAGGTGGACGAGCGGGGGCAGATGGTCCTGCCCAAGTCCATAAGGGAGAAGGCTGGCATCAAGGCCGGGGACAAGCTCGCTATAGTGACCTTGGTGCGTGACGGCCGGGTGTGCTGCCTGCACCTGTTCAGGGCGGGGGACCTGGTCAAGGGAGTGACGGATGTCCTGGAACCGAGACGGGGGTAG
- the hgcA gene encoding mercury methylation corrinoid protein HgcA, whose amino-acid sequence MDETYAQEVQRTAGVLGRKESVDHARARLGFDRMGHRVRPGLYAIGAPDRGSKVLVTANYTLSFDAVRSSLHGRDAYILVLDTKGINVWCAAGKGTFGTAEVLKAVEATNLKDVVDHRALILPQLSASGVTARDVKEGCGFKVEFGPVRAEDLPSFLDRGVCTEEMRTVRFDLKDRLVLAPVELRNYRWGLMPLLLAAIFIPFYGSLAMVLTLGGLFLFPALLPYLPGKDLSFRGMVMGALLVTPFALYQLYSGIGTLTLMAVAAEYLLLVPWLGYLGLNFTGSTTFASRTGVKREIFTYIPAMVFLAVVGGVLAAVGALGYWGGWF is encoded by the coding sequence TTGGACGAGACCTACGCTCAGGAGGTCCAGAGGACCGCAGGTGTCCTAGGGCGAAAAGAGAGCGTGGACCATGCCAGGGCCCGACTAGGCTTTGACCGCATGGGACACCGGGTGAGGCCGGGGCTATATGCGATCGGTGCCCCCGACCGCGGCTCGAAGGTCCTCGTCACTGCCAATTACACTCTGAGCTTCGACGCGGTGCGTTCCTCCCTGCACGGCCGGGACGCCTACATCCTGGTCCTCGATACAAAAGGGATCAACGTCTGGTGCGCCGCGGGCAAGGGCACCTTCGGGACCGCGGAGGTCCTGAAGGCCGTGGAGGCCACCAACCTTAAGGACGTGGTCGACCACCGGGCCCTGATACTGCCACAGCTCTCCGCTTCCGGGGTAACGGCCAGGGACGTGAAGGAAGGCTGCGGGTTCAAGGTGGAGTTCGGACCGGTGCGGGCCGAAGATCTGCCATCGTTTTTGGACAGGGGCGTATGCACGGAGGAGATGCGGACCGTGCGGTTCGATCTGAAGGACCGCCTGGTCCTGGCACCGGTGGAGCTCCGCAACTATCGCTGGGGGCTCATGCCCTTGCTACTGGCTGCGATTTTCATCCCGTTCTACGGGTCCCTGGCCATGGTCCTGACCCTGGGCGGGCTGTTCCTCTTCCCGGCGCTCCTGCCCTACCTCCCGGGCAAGGACCTCTCGTTCAGAGGCATGGTGATGGGTGCGCTGTTGGTCACCCCGTTCGCCTTGTATCAGCTTTACTCCGGGATAGGGACGCTGACGCTGATGGCGGTAGCGGCGGAGTATCTTCTCCTAGTTCCATGGTTGGGATACCTGGGCCTGAACTTCACCGGCTCCACCACCTTCGCCTCCCGCACCGGGGTGAAGAGGGAAATATTCACCTACATTCCGGCCATGGTCTTCCTGGCCGTCGTCGGTGGGGTACTGGCGGCCGTCGGAGCCTTGGGCTACTGGGGAGGTTGGTTCTAA
- the hgcB gene encoding mercury methylation ferredoxin HgcB gives MELTIGLEQRAAVKPINTLVFHPGKCVNCGLCLQVCPHRVFAQGERRVRLARAEDCMECGACQRNCASGAICVESGVGCAAAMIMAALKGNDEVSCGEDCCR, from the coding sequence ATGGAGCTGACCATCGGCCTGGAGCAGCGCGCGGCGGTCAAGCCCATAAACACCCTGGTCTTTCATCCAGGCAAATGCGTCAACTGCGGCCTGTGCCTGCAGGTATGTCCGCACCGGGTCTTTGCCCAGGGGGAACGCCGGGTGCGGCTGGCAAGGGCCGAGGACTGCATGGAATGCGGGGCCTGCCAGAGGAATTGTGCCAGCGGCGCCATCTGTGTCGAGAGCGGGGTGGGCTGCGCCGCCGCCATGATCATGGCCGCCTTGAAAGGCAACGACGAGGTGAGCTGCGGCGAGGATTGCTGCCGGTGA